One Spinacia oleracea cultivar Varoflay chromosome 4, BTI_SOV_V1, whole genome shotgun sequence DNA segment encodes these proteins:
- the LOC110802510 gene encoding U11/U12 small nuclear ribonucleoprotein 31 kDa protein has protein sequence MGDSDEDDTFYYRYTTPTSGHSATSSSTTTTTKRSSGSGGLAPSKSTVYVSNIDFNLTNSDLFTIFSTFGKVARVTILKDHATRRSRGVAFVLFVARDDAVSAARQMNGKILNGRTLSASIASDNGRAAEFIRRRVYKDKSRCYECGEEGHLSYECPKNQLGPRERPVPKKGRREKEQRRKEDEEEEAREGDEEEVAFEEDNWASVVDNAADQRLLMGHEEQQKLGKEKKVKKASYFSDESGEED, from the coding sequence ATGGGTGACAGTGACGAAGACGATACCTTCTACTACCGCTACACCACCCCCACATCTGGTCACTCCGCCACCtcctcctccaccaccaccaccaccaagcGTAGTAGCGGAAGTGGGGGCTTGGCTCCCTCAAAGTCAACTGTCTATGTTAGCAATATCGACTTCAACCTCACGAACTCCGAcctcttcaccatcttctccacCTTCGGAAAGGTCGCCCGTGTCACCATTCTTAAGGACCACGCCACTCGCCGTAGCCGCGGCGTTGCCTTCGTCCTCTTCGTCGCCCGTGACGACGCTGTTTCCGCTGCCCGCCAGATGAACGGAAAAATCCTCAATGGCCGAACCCTAAGTGCTTCAATTGCGTCTGACAACGGCCGTGCAGCTGAATTCATTCGTCGTCGCGTTTATAAGGACAAGTCCAGGTGTTATGAGTGCGGGGAGGAGGGTCATCTGAGCTATGAATGTCCCAAAAATCAGTTGGGTCCCAGGGAGCGGCCTGTTCCTAAGAagggtaggagagagaaagagcagAGGAGGAAGGAGGATGAGGAAGAGGAGGCGAGAGAAGGAGATGAAGAAGAGGTTGCATTTGAGGAGGATAACTGGGCTTCTGTGGTTGATAATGCTGCTGATCAAAGGTTGTTGATGGGACatgaagaacaacaaaaattggggaaagaGAAGAAGGTGAAGAAAGCTAGCTATTTCAGTGACGAGAGTGGGGAGGAGGATTGA